From the genome of Solanum pennellii chromosome 6, SPENNV200:
TATGTGAGCTAAACAAAGTTAGACATCTCTCCCTTTTCCGGTATTGATCACCGAGTTGTGCAAAAGAGCTCGAATGTGTGTAGATGCTAAGAGAGATGTAGAAGTGGTGGCTATCACCTCCACTAATATCCAAAAAACCAAAGCTGAACGTCTCAAGGACCAAGCAGAAAAGAAATAATAGGAAGGGGTGGAAGTTAGATCTATGCCTGCATAAACAAGTTTGTATACTCTTGCCCGATGTCCTTCATGTATATCCACTTCTACAGCTACTCTTGATGACATTCCAGGTTCTTCTTCTCCTGCACTACCACCCAGACCTACTGTTGTTGTTTCTTCCCGTGATGCAATCACCTAGGCATCCTTGATCCAGATGGAACAACATTGCTCATTATCGAGTTGCCAACATAGAAAGCTCTATTCAGTTCATGGTTATGGCTACCCTAGATGATGTCGTACAACCACTTTATCGTGCACCAACTGATCACCACTATCGATACCCTAGAGGCTAGCATAGCGGTGTGTAAGCGCGATCAAGGATCCACAGAGGAAGTGATGGCCTTGAGGGCCACCATCGTTGAGCTAAGAAGGGATGTGGACAACCTGAAGTCCACTGATATTCCTGCGATATATGGAATAGTGGAAATTCCATATACACATGAGAGGCCTATAACCATTACAAGACATGGAGATGAGATGGAGCATACACGTTATCCAGAGGTGAAACCAGAAACTAATAATGAGATGCTAAAAGAGGTTGTGGAAGCTCCGGAGGAATACAAGAATGATGTTGAAGAAATTATGCTCTGAGTTGTTGTGCAAGCTTCCTTGGAAACTTCACCTGTTGCTGAATCCAGTGAGACTGGTCTTTCCAAGTTTATTCGAAATACTGACACCTATATATAGAGCGCTGCACCAGACACGAAGAACCCGACAGATAGAGAGACTGCATAGATAGGATCTTTATTTACCTACATATGTGTTTTATTATATCTTTAtctttatatacttttatttgtcTTTGAGGATagatacttttttattttaatagagtGAGGCCCACACCCGTTGTGATGAATATTGTTGTGTTGCTTTTGCTTTTATTTGGGTCGTTCTGCTTAAATTGTGTTTCATCTAATTTTTGTGGATGTTTGAGCTTACAGGTCCtatctattttaattataaaactaTGTTGACCCTTCTACAAATTTCGAAGTTTTCTCAAATTTTGGATACCCCTTGCATGGACTCAAATGTGGTTGTTCCTAGGAA
Proteins encoded in this window:
- the LOC107022111 gene encoding uncharacterized protein LOC107022111: MSYNHFIVHQLITTIDTLEASIAVCKRDQGSTEEVMALRATIVELRRDVDNLKSTDIPAIYGIVEIPYTHERPITITRHGDEMEHTRYPEVKPETNNEMLKEVVEAPEEYKNDVEEIML